The following proteins are encoded in a genomic region of Neomicrococcus aestuarii:
- the prfB gene encoding peptide chain release factor 2 — MASIDFPAEIAALRHTFTSIQAVSDVDKIKADIADLSAQAGVPNLWDDPASAQVVTSKLSHRQSELERLEKLEERIDDLELMVELSEEDHDDEALRDAEKELSKLRKALADLEVVTLLSGEYDEREAVVTIRSGAGGVDAADFAEMLLRMYTRWAEKHGYGVKIMDTSYAEEAGLKSATFEVNAPYAFGTLSVEAGTHRLVRISPFDNQGRRQTSFAAVEVIPLIEQTDSIEIPENEIRVDVFRSSGPGGQSVNTTDSAVRLTHIPTGIVVSMQNEKSQLQNRAAAMRVLQSRLLLLKKEQEDAEKKALAGDVKASWGDQMRSYVLNPYQMVKDLRTEHEVGNTSAVLDGDIDDFIDAGIRWRANNRNAADS; from the coding sequence ATGGCTTCCATTGACTTTCCCGCAGAGATTGCGGCTCTTCGACACACATTCACTTCAATTCAGGCAGTCTCAGACGTCGACAAAATCAAGGCTGACATTGCAGACCTGTCCGCTCAAGCGGGCGTGCCGAACCTCTGGGATGACCCGGCAAGCGCCCAAGTGGTGACGTCCAAGTTGTCCCACCGCCAGTCTGAATTGGAACGACTCGAGAAGCTCGAAGAACGCATCGACGACCTCGAGCTGATGGTTGAGCTTTCAGAAGAGGATCACGACGACGAAGCCTTGCGTGACGCTGAAAAGGAACTTTCCAAACTGCGTAAGGCTCTCGCTGACTTGGAAGTCGTTACCTTGTTGTCCGGCGAGTACGACGAGCGCGAAGCCGTGGTCACGATTCGTTCGGGCGCCGGCGGAGTAGACGCTGCCGACTTCGCTGAGATGCTCCTTCGCATGTACACCCGGTGGGCAGAGAAGCACGGCTATGGCGTAAAGATCATGGACACCTCCTACGCGGAAGAAGCCGGACTCAAATCCGCCACCTTCGAGGTCAACGCACCCTACGCCTTCGGCACGCTGTCTGTCGAAGCCGGAACACACCGTCTAGTGCGCATCAGCCCCTTCGACAACCAGGGGCGTCGCCAAACCAGCTTTGCTGCCGTCGAAGTGATTCCCCTGATCGAACAGACGGATTCCATCGAGATCCCAGAAAACGAGATCCGCGTGGACGTCTTCCGCTCCTCGGGCCCAGGCGGACAGTCTGTGAACACCACGGACTCTGCAGTGCGCTTGACCCACATTCCAACCGGAATTGTGGTTTCTATGCAGAACGAAAAGTCGCAGCTCCAAAACCGAGCGGCGGCAATGCGCGTGCTGCAGTCACGCCTTCTCTTGCTCAAAAAGGAACAAGAGGACGCTGAAAAGAAGGCGCTCGCAGGCGACGTCAAAGCCAGCTGGGGCGACCAGATGCGTTCCTACGTCCTGAACCCCTACCAAATGGTCAAGGACCTCCGCACCGAACACGAAGTCGGCAATACTTCAGCCGTCCTTGATGGTGACATCGATGACTTCATCGATGCTGGTATCCGCTGGCGTGCCAACAACCGCAACGCCGCCGATAGCTAA